In Streptomyces sannanensis, the DNA window CCCTCCCGTCACCCGACCACCCCCCTCGACGACGGCGCTGCGCGCCGGCCCCATATTCCACAGGAGCACCACATGGCCCTCAAGATCACCGTGATCGGCACCGGCTACCTCGGCGCGACGCACGCCGCAGCCATGGCCGAGCTGGGGTTCGAGGTGCTGGGGCTCGATGTCGTTCCGGAGAAGATCGAGCTGCTGGCGTCGGGCCGGGTCCCGATGTACGAGCCGGGGCTCGAGGAGCTGCTGCGCAAGCATGTGGCCGGCCTCGAGGGATCGACGGGGCGGCTGCGCTTCACGACGTCCTGGGAGGAGGTCGGCGAGTTCGGCGATGTGCACTTCGTGTGCGTGAACACTCCGCAGAAGCACGGCGAGTACGCCTGCGACATGTCGTTCGTCGACGCGGCTTTCGAATCGCTGGCCCCGCGGCTGAAGCGGCCCGCGCTGGTCGTCGGCAAGTCCACCGTTCCGGTGGGCAGCGCGGCGCGGCTGGCCGGGCGGCTGGCGGAGCTGGCGCCGGCGGGTGCGGACGCGGAGCTCGCCTGGAACCCGGAGTTCCTGCGCGAGGGTTTCGCCGTGCGGGACACGCTGCACCCGGACCGGATCGTGGTCGGGGTCGAGAGCGAGCGGGCCGAGAAGCTGCTGCGCGAGGTGTACGCGACCCCGGTCGGGGAAGGGTCGCCGTTCGTGGTGACGGACTTCCCGACCGCCGAGCTGGTGAAGACCGCCGCGAACTCCTTCCTGGCGACGAAGATCTCGTTCATCAACGCCATGGCGGAGGTATGCGAGGCCGCCGACGGCGATGTGGTGAAGCTGGCCGAGGCGATCGGGCACGACGAGCGCATCGGGAAGAAGTTCCTGCGGGCCGGGGTCGGTTTCGGCGGCGGCTGCCTGCCGAAGGACATCCGGGCCTTCATGGCGCGGGCCGGTGAGCTGGGGGCCGACCAGGCGCTGACCTTCCTGCGGGAGGTCGACTCAATCAACATGCGGCGCCGCGGGCACATGGTGGAGCTGGCCCGCGAGGCCGTGGGCGGCGACTCCTTCCTGGGCAAGCGGGTGGCCGTGCTGGGCGCGACCTTCAAGCCGGACTCGGACGACGTACGGGACTCGCCGGCGCTGAATGTCGCCGGACAGATCCATCTGCAGGGCGGCCAGGTCACGGTCTACGACCCGAAGGGTATGGAGAACGCCCGCCGTCTCTTCCCGACGCTCGGGTACGCCCCGACCGCGCTGGACGCGGTGCGGGGCGCGGATGTCGTGCTGCATCTGACGGAGTGGCAGGAGTTCCGTGAGCTCGACCCGGCAGAGCTGGGTGCGGTGGCGGGCCGGCGGGTCGTGCTCGACGGCCGCAACGCGCTGGACCCGTCGCGCTGGCGCGAGGCCGGCTGGACGTACCGGGCGATGGGCCGTCCGCAGGCGTAGCGCCGGCACGGGGGTGCCGCCCTGCGCGCCTCAGCAGGCGCAGAGGCAGAACGGGTGGCCCGCCGGGTCGGCGTAGACGCGCCAGGCGCGGGCGCGGTCGCCCGTGTCCAGGGGCTTGGCGCCGAGCGCCAGCACCTTGGCCTCGGCCGCGTCCAGGTCCTCGACG includes these proteins:
- a CDS encoding UDP-glucose/GDP-mannose dehydrogenase family protein, whose protein sequence is MALKITVIGTGYLGATHAAAMAELGFEVLGLDVVPEKIELLASGRVPMYEPGLEELLRKHVAGLEGSTGRLRFTTSWEEVGEFGDVHFVCVNTPQKHGEYACDMSFVDAAFESLAPRLKRPALVVGKSTVPVGSAARLAGRLAELAPAGADAELAWNPEFLREGFAVRDTLHPDRIVVGVESERAEKLLREVYATPVGEGSPFVVTDFPTAELVKTAANSFLATKISFINAMAEVCEAADGDVVKLAEAIGHDERIGKKFLRAGVGFGGGCLPKDIRAFMARAGELGADQALTFLREVDSINMRRRGHMVELAREAVGGDSFLGKRVAVLGATFKPDSDDVRDSPALNVAGQIHLQGGQVTVYDPKGMENARRLFPTLGYAPTALDAVRGADVVLHLTEWQEFRELDPAELGAVAGRRVVLDGRNALDPSRWREAGWTYRAMGRPQA